In the genome of Listeria cossartiae subsp. cossartiae, one region contains:
- the mecA gene encoding adaptor protein MecA produces the protein MEIERINEDTIKFYISYLDLEERGFNQEDVWYDREKSEELFWDMMDELKYEEEFSPEGPLWIQVQALKHGLEVFVTKATIGGKGEDGFDVTLSSPDELAEEKIEKLLEENFNPVRKESLGEDDTLEFILEFRDFEDAISLSRATGLENLVTKLFSYQGKYYLNVEFPENKYDESNIDNAVSILLEYGLESNLTGYMLAEYGKVIFDVPALKQIRKHF, from the coding sequence ATGGAAATTGAACGAATTAATGAGGATACAATCAAGTTTTATATCTCTTATCTGGATTTGGAAGAGCGAGGTTTTAACCAAGAAGATGTTTGGTATGATCGCGAGAAAAGTGAAGAACTTTTCTGGGATATGATGGATGAGCTGAAATATGAAGAAGAGTTCTCTCCGGAAGGTCCGCTCTGGATACAAGTCCAAGCCTTAAAACATGGCTTAGAAGTATTCGTAACAAAAGCTACAATTGGTGGAAAAGGCGAAGATGGCTTTGATGTCACGCTGAGCTCCCCAGATGAGCTTGCAGAAGAAAAAATCGAAAAACTACTCGAAGAAAACTTCAATCCAGTGAGAAAAGAATCACTCGGAGAAGATGATACGCTAGAGTTTATTTTAGAGTTCCGTGATTTTGAAGATGCTATTTCACTTTCACGAGCAACAGGACTGGAAAATTTAGTAACTAAGCTATTTTCGTATCAAGGAAAGTATTATTTGAATGTAGAATTTCCTGAGAATAAATATGATGAATCTAACATTGACAATGCCGTTAGTATTTTGCTTGAGTACGGTTTAGAGTCGAATTTAACTGGTTATATGCTTGCAGAGTACGGAAAAGTAATTTTTGATGTTCCTGCATTAAAGCAAATAAGAAAACATTTCTAA
- a CDS encoding DUF3899 domain-containing protein, which yields MFLRITIYTLIQEAIIFGILLFGKNQHVSLSNYVDVSFLVALITLLIGLFVYIMRTGFLDRVHNGFRNLSRKIKREEESEFSDMLLSELVGLQYAGILISSLLVMLSSILCMFL from the coding sequence ATGTTTTTACGAATTACTATTTATACACTTATTCAAGAAGCCATTATTTTTGGTATTCTGCTTTTCGGCAAAAACCAGCATGTTAGTTTAAGCAATTATGTGGATGTTTCTTTCCTTGTAGCGCTTATTACATTATTAATAGGGTTATTCGTTTATATTATGAGAACTGGCTTTTTAGACCGTGTCCATAACGGCTTTCGAAACCTCTCTCGTAAAATTAAACGAGAAGAAGAGAGTGAGTTCTCGGATATGCTATTATCTGAGCTAGTTGGCCTTCAGTACGCTGGAATTTTGATTAGTTCCCTTCTTGTTATGCTATCTAGTATTCTGTGCATGTTTTTGTAA
- the spxA gene encoding transcriptional regulator SpxA, whose protein sequence is MVTLYTSPSCTSCRKARAWLEEHDIPYKERNIFSEPLSLDEIKEILRMTEDGTDEIISTRSKTFQKLNVDLDSLPLQQLFELIQKNPGLLRRPIIIDEKRLQVGYNEDEIRRFLPRRVRTYQLREAQKMVN, encoded by the coding sequence ATGGTAACGTTATACACTTCACCTAGTTGCACATCTTGCCGAAAAGCTCGTGCATGGTTGGAAGAACATGATATCCCTTATAAGGAAAGAAACATTTTTTCTGAGCCACTTAGTTTGGATGAAATTAAAGAAATTCTTCGTATGACTGAGGATGGTACAGATGAAATTATTTCCACTCGTTCAAAAACGTTCCAAAAATTGAACGTGGATTTAGATAGCCTTCCTTTGCAACAACTATTTGAATTAATCCAGAAAAATCCTGGCTTATTAAGACGTCCTATCATTATTGATGAAAAACGTTTGCAAGTTGGGTACAATGAAGATGAAATTCGCCGTTTCTTACCGCGCCGTGTACGTACGTATCAACTACGTGAAGCGCAAAAAATGGTTAACTAA
- the fabF gene encoding beta-ketoacyl-ACP synthase II, with translation MDKRRVVVTGIGAVTPIGNDAETSWENAKKGVNGVAEMTRLNPDDFPVKIAAELKDFDVEKYLEKKEARKMDRFTHYAIASAEMAVQDSGLVIDDSNATRVGVWIGSGIGGMETFETQYEIFLNRGHRRVSPFFVPMMIPDMGSGQVSIRFGAKGINSTTVTACATATNSIGDAFKVIERGDADAMITGGAEAPITKMSLAGFTANKALSLNPDPETACRPFDKDRDGFIIGEGAGIVILEEYEHAKARGAKIYAEIVGYGATGDAYHITAPAPNGEGAARAMKMAIDDAGLTPDKVDYINAHGTSTPYNDEYETQAIKTVFGDHAKKLAISSTKSMTGHTLGASGGIEAIFALLSIRDNIIAPTIHLENQDEVCDLDYVPNVARETEVNVALSNSFGFGGHNATLVFKRVEE, from the coding sequence ATGGATAAGAGAAGAGTAGTTGTTACTGGTATTGGCGCTGTTACACCAATTGGAAACGATGCGGAAACTTCTTGGGAAAACGCAAAAAAAGGTGTTAATGGTGTTGCAGAAATGACAAGACTTAATCCGGATGACTTTCCGGTTAAAATTGCAGCAGAATTAAAAGATTTTGATGTAGAAAAATATCTAGAGAAAAAAGAAGCTCGTAAAATGGACCGTTTCACGCATTACGCAATTGCAAGTGCTGAAATGGCTGTACAAGATTCTGGTTTAGTTATTGATGATTCCAATGCAACTCGCGTAGGCGTTTGGATTGGTTCGGGAATCGGCGGAATGGAAACTTTCGAAACGCAATATGAAATTTTCTTAAACCGCGGACATCGTCGAGTTAGTCCGTTTTTCGTTCCAATGATGATTCCGGATATGGGTTCCGGTCAAGTTTCTATTCGTTTCGGAGCGAAAGGTATTAACTCAACAACCGTTACAGCGTGTGCAACAGCAACAAACTCTATCGGTGACGCATTTAAAGTTATCGAACGTGGAGATGCTGATGCCATGATTACTGGTGGAGCAGAAGCACCGATTACAAAAATGTCACTTGCTGGTTTCACTGCGAACAAAGCTTTATCATTAAATCCAGATCCAGAAACTGCATGTCGTCCATTTGACAAAGACCGTGATGGTTTTATCATTGGTGAAGGTGCAGGGATTGTTATTTTAGAAGAATACGAACACGCAAAAGCTCGTGGTGCGAAAATTTATGCAGAAATCGTTGGCTACGGCGCAACAGGTGATGCATACCATATTACTGCGCCAGCTCCAAATGGTGAAGGTGCGGCTCGTGCAATGAAAATGGCCATTGATGATGCAGGACTTACTCCTGACAAAGTGGATTACATTAATGCGCACGGAACAAGTACGCCTTACAATGATGAGTATGAAACACAAGCAATTAAAACAGTCTTCGGGGATCATGCGAAAAAATTAGCAATTAGTTCAACTAAATCAATGACTGGACACACTTTAGGTGCATCCGGTGGTATTGAAGCTATTTTTGCGCTGTTGAGTATCCGTGATAACATTATCGCGCCAACAATTCATTTAGAAAACCAAGATGAAGTTTGTGACTTGGATTACGTTCCAAATGTAGCTCGTGAAACAGAAGTAAATGTAGCACTTTCTAACTCTTTCGGCTTCGGTGGCCATAACGCTACTTTAGTATTCAAAAGAGTAGAAGAATAA
- the opp3b gene encoding oligopeptide ABC transporter permease has translation MVKYTLKRVLYMLITLFIIASVTFVLMKFLPGTPYRNQEKLSDEQIHMMNEKYGLNDSIPVQYFNYMTGLVKGDLGVSFQLDNRPVSEILGALIGPSVQLALEAMVFGVIFGILLGVVAAMYQNKWPDYTSTFIAILGKSVPSFVFATVLQYWLGAKLQILPVAGWGTFADTILPAFALAMFPLATAARFMRTELIDVFASDYVLLAKAKGNSRTEVAVKHAIRNALIPLITVLGPLSVALMTGSLVIENIYSIPGIGSQFVSSIQMNDYPVIMGTTLLFAAMLVFVILVVDILYGLIDPRIRVSGGRK, from the coding sequence ATGGTTAAATATACGTTAAAAAGAGTATTATATATGCTTATAACGTTATTCATCATTGCTTCGGTTACGTTTGTTCTTATGAAATTCTTACCTGGTACGCCTTACCGTAATCAGGAGAAACTATCTGACGAACAAATTCACATGATGAATGAAAAATACGGACTAAATGATTCAATTCCAGTCCAATACTTTAATTATATGACAGGTTTGGTAAAAGGTGACTTAGGTGTTTCCTTCCAACTTGATAATAGACCAGTGTCTGAGATTTTAGGTGCACTGATTGGTCCATCTGTCCAATTAGCACTCGAGGCAATGGTATTTGGTGTTATATTTGGGATTTTACTTGGGGTAGTGGCGGCCATGTACCAGAATAAGTGGCCGGATTATACGAGTACATTTATAGCAATATTAGGTAAGTCAGTTCCATCTTTCGTATTTGCGACTGTTTTACAATACTGGCTTGGAGCAAAACTTCAAATTTTACCAGTAGCAGGTTGGGGCACGTTTGCAGATACTATTCTGCCAGCATTCGCACTTGCGATGTTCCCGCTAGCGACAGCAGCTCGTTTCATGAGAACAGAATTAATCGATGTATTTGCGTCTGATTATGTTCTACTTGCAAAAGCGAAAGGGAATAGTAGAACGGAAGTAGCAGTTAAACATGCGATTCGTAATGCACTTATTCCTTTAATTACAGTTTTAGGACCATTATCGGTTGCACTGATGACTGGTTCCCTTGTTATTGAAAATATTTACAGTATCCCTGGTATCGGTAGTCAATTCGTTTCTTCTATTCAAATGAACGATTATCCTGTTATCATGGGAACTACATTATTATTTGCTGCTATGCTTGTATTTGTTATCTTGGTAGTAGATATTCTTTACGGATTGATTGATCCACGAATCCGTGTGTCTGGAGGTAGAAAATAA
- the opp3C gene encoding oligopeptide ABC transporter permease, which yields MAEHKIAKERFQPAHILDAEAEKITRPSLTFMQDSWLRIRKNKAALVSLIVLALVIIMAIVGPYLSQNLGPKHDINRQITENASLPPKVQGFENMPFWNGHQSIGGEDVDIYKQNNIKEGTYYWLGSDTLGRDQFARIWAGTRVSLIIAVVAALCDLIIGVTYGLISGYVGGRVDNFMQRVLEVIGAIPNLVVVILMMLILDPGIISIIIAIAMTSWITMARVVRGQVLKLKNQEFVMASTTLGESTPKILIKHLIPNISGIIIINIMFSIPSAIFFEAFLSFIGLGLPAPAASLGVLVNDGYKTLQVLPYMILYPCIVLCIIMIAFNLIADGLRDAFDPKMRD from the coding sequence ATGGCAGAACATAAAATTGCAAAAGAAAGATTCCAGCCAGCACACATTCTAGATGCCGAAGCGGAAAAGATTACGCGTCCAAGTTTGACGTTTATGCAAGACTCTTGGCTTCGTATTCGTAAAAATAAAGCTGCTCTAGTTTCACTTATTGTATTAGCACTTGTTATTATCATGGCAATTGTAGGCCCTTATTTGTCACAAAACTTAGGACCAAAACATGATATTAATAGACAAATTACTGAAAATGCGAGTCTTCCTCCAAAAGTACAAGGTTTTGAAAATATGCCTTTCTGGAATGGACATCAATCCATTGGTGGAGAAGACGTTGATATTTATAAACAAAATAATATTAAAGAGGGTACTTACTACTGGTTAGGTAGTGATACGCTTGGACGTGACCAATTTGCTCGTATTTGGGCTGGTACACGTGTATCTCTTATTATTGCTGTTGTTGCGGCACTATGTGATTTAATCATTGGTGTTACTTACGGCTTGATTTCTGGTTATGTTGGAGGTCGTGTTGATAACTTTATGCAACGTGTGCTAGAAGTTATTGGTGCTATTCCAAACTTAGTTGTCGTTATTTTAATGATGCTAATACTTGATCCAGGGATTATTTCTATCATCATAGCGATTGCGATGACGAGTTGGATAACAATGGCCCGGGTAGTCAGGGGACAAGTTTTAAAACTCAAAAATCAAGAATTCGTTATGGCTTCTACAACTTTAGGGGAATCTACTCCTAAAATTCTTATTAAACATTTAATACCAAATATTTCTGGGATTATTATCATTAACATTATGTTTAGTATTCCTAGTGCGATTTTCTTTGAAGCCTTTTTAAGCTTTATTGGACTTGGTCTTCCAGCGCCAGCAGCGTCTCTTGGTGTCTTGGTAAATGATGGGTATAAAACATTACAAGTATTACCGTATATGATTCTTTATCCATGTATTGTACTTTGTATCATCATGATTGCATTTAACTTAATTGCAGATGGTTTGCGCGATGCCTTTGATCCTAAAATGCGCGATTAA
- a CDS encoding ABC transporter ATP-binding protein, translating to MTEQREKLLEIHNLKQYFNKGTASEVRAVDDISFDIYKGETLGLVGESGCGKSTTGRTIIRLYDATGGEVIYNGKNVHARKSRKEMLEFRRKMQMIFQDPYASLNPRMKVKDIIAEGIRIHGLAKTPEETNQQVYELLETVGLSKEHAGRYPHEFSGGQRQRIGIARALAVQPEFIIADEPISALDVSIQAQVVNLLRQLQKEKNLTYLFIAHDLSMVKYISDRIGVMYFGKLVELAPANDLYHAPLHPYTESLLSAIPLPDPNYERTRVRKAYDPTSHNYKDGDEIKMREIAPGHFVYCSEEEEVMYKEKHAKLTAEAATK from the coding sequence ATGACTGAACAAAGAGAAAAATTATTAGAGATTCATAATCTAAAACAATACTTCAACAAAGGTACTGCAAGTGAAGTACGCGCGGTTGATGATATTTCTTTTGATATTTATAAAGGTGAAACACTTGGTTTAGTAGGAGAATCTGGTTGTGGTAAATCTACAACTGGACGTACTATTATTCGTTTATATGATGCAACTGGTGGAGAAGTTATTTATAATGGCAAAAATGTGCATGCACGTAAAAGCCGTAAAGAAATGCTTGAATTCCGCCGCAAAATGCAAATGATTTTCCAAGATCCATATGCGTCTTTAAATCCGCGTATGAAAGTTAAAGATATCATTGCAGAAGGTATTCGTATTCACGGCCTTGCTAAGACGCCTGAAGAAACGAATCAACAAGTTTATGAGCTACTTGAAACAGTTGGTCTAAGTAAAGAACATGCTGGTCGTTACCCGCATGAATTCTCCGGTGGTCAACGTCAACGTATCGGTATCGCTCGTGCGCTTGCTGTTCAACCAGAATTTATTATTGCCGATGAGCCTATTTCCGCACTGGATGTATCTATTCAAGCGCAAGTAGTTAACTTATTACGTCAATTACAAAAAGAAAAAAATCTGACTTACCTATTCATTGCCCACGATTTATCAATGGTTAAATACATTAGTGATCGTATCGGCGTAATGTACTTCGGTAAATTAGTAGAGTTAGCGCCTGCCAATGATTTATATCATGCACCGCTACACCCTTATACGGAATCTCTTTTATCCGCGATTCCTTTGCCAGATCCAAATTATGAGCGTACTCGTGTGCGTAAAGCATATGATCCAACTTCTCATAACTATAAAGATGGCGATGAAATTAAAATGCGCGAAATCGCTCCTGGACATTTTGTTTATTGTTCAGAAGAAGAAGAAGTTATGTATAAAGAAAAGCATGCTAAGCTAACTGCTGAAGCCGCTACAAAATAA
- the trpS gene encoding tryptophan--tRNA ligase — protein sequence MKKVIFSGIQPSGQLTLGNYIGALKQFGQFQDEYECFYCIVDEHAITVPQDRLKLREQTRSLAALYLAVGLDPEKATLFIQSEVAAHAQAAWILQCNVYIGELERMTQFKDKSDGKAGVSAGLLTYPPLMAADILLYQTDLVPVGEDQKQHIELTRDLAERFNKKHADIFTMPEVFIPKQGARVMSLQDPTKKMSKSDANLKNAIFLLDPPATIRKKIKSAVTDSSGIIEYNKEEKPGVSNLLTIYSVITGETIASIEEKYVGKGYGDFKTDLAELVVAELEPIQERYYAYLESAELDTILDVGAEKAARVANKTLKKMENGVGLGRKRRK from the coding sequence ATGAAAAAAGTAATCTTTTCCGGAATACAACCTAGTGGACAACTAACTTTAGGAAACTATATTGGGGCGTTGAAACAATTTGGGCAGTTCCAAGATGAGTACGAATGTTTTTATTGTATCGTAGACGAGCACGCGATTACGGTACCACAAGATAGATTAAAACTTCGCGAGCAAACAAGAAGCCTTGCAGCGCTTTATTTAGCGGTTGGACTTGATCCAGAAAAAGCGACTCTTTTTATTCAATCAGAAGTAGCAGCACACGCGCAGGCAGCATGGATTTTACAGTGTAACGTTTATATTGGCGAATTAGAGCGTATGACGCAATTTAAAGATAAATCAGATGGAAAAGCTGGCGTTAGCGCTGGACTTTTAACCTACCCACCTCTAATGGCTGCTGACATCTTACTTTATCAAACAGATTTAGTCCCTGTTGGCGAAGACCAAAAACAACATATTGAATTAACTCGTGACTTAGCAGAGCGATTTAATAAAAAACATGCTGATATCTTTACGATGCCGGAAGTATTTATTCCTAAACAAGGTGCTCGAGTGATGTCCTTGCAAGATCCAACGAAAAAAATGAGTAAATCGGATGCAAATTTAAAAAATGCGATTTTCTTACTAGATCCGCCAGCAACTATTAGAAAAAAAATCAAAAGCGCTGTGACGGATTCTAGCGGCATCATTGAATATAATAAAGAAGAAAAACCTGGTGTATCTAACTTGCTAACTATCTATTCCGTTATTACTGGTGAAACGATTGCTAGTATAGAAGAAAAATATGTTGGTAAAGGTTATGGCGATTTTAAAACTGATTTGGCTGAGCTAGTTGTTGCTGAACTTGAGCCAATTCAAGAAAGATATTACGCTTATCTTGAATCCGCAGAATTAGACACCATTTTAGATGTAGGAGCAGAAAAAGCTGCTCGTGTAGCAAATAAAACATTGAAGAAAATGGAAAATGGCGTTGGGCTTGGCCGTAAACGCAGAAAATAA
- a CDS encoding ABC transporter ATP-binding protein → MEKLLEVKDLNISFHTYAGEVKAIRGVNFDLYKGETLAIVGESGSGKSVTTKSIMRLLPEGNSEIKSGQILFNGMDIAKAHEKQMQKIRGKDIAMIFQDPMTSLNPTMTIGKQISEPLIKHQKISKHEAHKTALRLLQLVGIANAEERIKQYPHQFSGGMRQRVVIAISLACNPQILIADEPTTALDVTIQAQILDLMKDLQKKIDTSIIFITHDLGVVANVADRVAVMYGGKIVEIGTVDEIFYNPQHPYTWGLISSMPTLDTDDEELFVIPGTPPDLLHPPKGDAFAARNKYAMQIDLEEEPPLFKVSDTHYAATWLLHPDAPEVTPPDAVLRRQEQFAELHPGMQAVHAKGVEVE, encoded by the coding sequence ATGGAAAAGCTATTAGAAGTTAAAGATTTAAATATTTCATTCCACACATATGCCGGTGAAGTTAAGGCGATTCGTGGAGTTAATTTTGACTTATATAAAGGAGAAACCTTAGCGATTGTTGGCGAATCTGGTTCTGGTAAATCAGTAACGACAAAATCGATAATGCGTTTACTTCCAGAAGGTAACTCAGAAATTAAAAGTGGCCAAATTTTATTTAACGGAATGGATATCGCTAAAGCTCACGAAAAACAAATGCAAAAAATTCGTGGGAAAGATATAGCTATGATTTTCCAAGATCCAATGACATCCTTAAATCCTACGATGACAATTGGTAAACAAATTTCTGAACCACTTATTAAACACCAAAAAATCAGTAAACATGAAGCTCACAAAACAGCGCTTCGTTTACTTCAATTAGTTGGTATTGCCAATGCAGAAGAAAGAATTAAACAATATCCTCACCAATTTTCTGGTGGGATGCGTCAACGGGTTGTTATTGCGATTTCACTTGCTTGTAACCCACAAATTCTTATTGCAGATGAGCCAACAACAGCGCTAGATGTAACTATCCAAGCGCAAATTTTAGATTTAATGAAGGACTTACAGAAAAAAATTGACACATCGATTATCTTTATTACCCATGACCTTGGTGTTGTAGCAAACGTTGCAGACCGTGTTGCCGTTATGTACGGTGGTAAAATTGTTGAAATCGGTACGGTTGATGAAATTTTCTATAATCCGCAACATCCTTATACATGGGGATTAATTAGTTCAATGCCTACTTTGGATACAGATGATGAAGAATTATTTGTTATCCCAGGTACACCACCAGATTTACTTCATCCTCCAAAAGGGGACGCATTTGCTGCACGTAATAAATACGCAATGCAAATTGACCTTGAAGAAGAGCCACCACTATTTAAGGTGTCTGATACGCATTATGCGGCTACATGGTTGCTTCATCCTGATGCACCAGAAGTAACGCCTCCTGATGCTGTATTACGTCGCCAAGAGCAGTTTGCGGAACTTCATCCTGGCATGCAAGCTGTCCATGCGAAAGGGGTAGAAGTAGAATGA
- a CDS encoding MarR family winged helix-turn-helix transcriptional regulator produces MDTNTRILEEQLCFSVYNASKQFTKRYREALEPFQLTYPQYIALLVLWEGEEQTVSDLGKRLALDSGTLTPMLKRMEHLGYVTRSRHPEDERRVYIRLTEKAIKIQPDVLKSVDNCLQLLDFAELDYTQLLTKIQALTKQLGGIENEKII; encoded by the coding sequence TTGGACACGAACACGCGCATATTAGAAGAACAGCTATGTTTTTCTGTTTACAATGCATCCAAACAATTCACGAAACGGTATCGCGAAGCTTTAGAGCCGTTTCAATTAACCTATCCACAATACATTGCACTGCTTGTTCTATGGGAAGGTGAGGAACAAACGGTATCAGACCTTGGAAAGCGCTTGGCTTTAGATAGTGGAACGTTAACACCTATGCTAAAACGAATGGAGCATTTAGGATATGTTACACGGAGTCGTCATCCGGAAGACGAACGTCGTGTTTATATTCGCCTAACAGAAAAAGCAATAAAAATACAACCAGATGTATTAAAAAGCGTGGACAACTGCCTTCAATTACTCGATTTTGCAGAATTAGACTACACACAATTACTTACCAAAATACAAGCGTTAACAAAACAATTAGGAGGAATAGAAAATGAAAAAATTATATGA
- a CDS encoding organic hydroperoxide resistance protein — protein sequence MKKLYETTVINTGGRSGEVHSPDNVFYFDISAPTELSGDGGGGTNPEQLFAAGYGACFNSALELVLGKAGIEAKSTVTATVSLYSDPEDNGFKIGVLLEGTIEGQDEEKTEALLKKAHEVCPYSKATRGNIDVEIKVG from the coding sequence ATGAAAAAATTATATGAAACAACGGTCATTAATACTGGTGGAAGAAGCGGTGAAGTTCATTCGCCAGACAACGTATTTTACTTTGATATCTCTGCGCCAACAGAACTTAGTGGAGATGGTGGCGGTGGAACGAACCCAGAACAACTATTTGCCGCTGGATACGGAGCTTGTTTCAACAGCGCTTTAGAATTAGTTCTTGGAAAAGCAGGAATTGAAGCAAAAAGCACAGTAACAGCAACTGTTAGCTTATATAGCGACCCAGAAGACAATGGCTTTAAAATTGGCGTCTTATTAGAAGGAACTATCGAAGGCCAAGATGAAGAAAAAACAGAAGCACTACTTAAAAAAGCACATGAAGTATGCCCATATTCTAAAGCAACTCGTGGCAACATTGATGTAGAAATTAAAGTAGGTTAA
- a CDS encoding peptide ABC transporter substrate-binding protein, protein MKKSKLFLTLGLTLLLSLVLVACGGGSDSKSDKKGSDSGKASGEQVLNLTESALIPSADSTKADDQVGLNVVNQTNEGLYALDKDGIPAIAGAAEEPKISDDKTVYTIKLREDAKWSNGDPVTANDYVYSWRRAVDPNTAATYSYLFDAIKNGTDIVAGKKKPEELGIKAVDDYTLEITLAKPTAYINSLFAFPTFFPLNEKFVTEKGEKYAQNSDNMLFNGPFELKDWTGTNKKWTYVKNDSYWDKDKVKLKQINVQVVQDSGTGLNLYNTDKVDRTVLSADYAAQNKNNKDYVTVNDSSTFYIKFNQKRAGKDTVFANKNIRKAIALAIDKQSYTDTVLKNGSKPANNLVPEGFTFDPGNKEDYTKESGKHLEYDVKEAQKAWKAGLKELGVSEITVEFTSDDTENARKSSEFIQDQLQKNLDGLTVKLKNVPFKVRLQNDQNQDYDFSMSGWGPDYQDPSTFLNLFVTDGAQNRMSYSNKDYDKILNDASVTYAADDQKRWDEMVKAEKILLTDDVAIQPLYQRSTAYLQKDYIKNLQKNPFGPDYTYKETYLTK, encoded by the coding sequence GTGAAAAAATCTAAATTATTTCTTACACTTGGATTAACACTATTACTAAGCTTAGTCTTGGTAGCATGCGGAGGCGGATCAGATTCCAAATCCGACAAAAAAGGCTCAGATTCAGGAAAAGCTTCAGGAGAGCAAGTTCTTAACTTGACAGAAAGCGCACTAATTCCTTCTGCAGACAGCACAAAAGCGGATGACCAAGTTGGTTTAAACGTTGTAAACCAAACAAACGAAGGTCTATATGCGCTTGACAAAGATGGTATTCCTGCCATTGCCGGTGCTGCTGAAGAGCCAAAAATTAGCGATGACAAAACAGTTTATACTATCAAACTTCGTGAAGACGCAAAATGGTCTAACGGAGATCCTGTAACTGCAAATGACTATGTTTACTCATGGCGTCGTGCAGTTGACCCTAACACTGCTGCAACTTATTCTTACCTATTTGATGCAATCAAAAATGGTACTGATATCGTAGCTGGCAAGAAAAAACCTGAAGAATTAGGAATTAAAGCAGTAGATGATTATACTTTAGAAATTACTTTAGCTAAACCAACTGCTTACATTAACTCATTATTTGCATTCCCGACTTTCTTCCCACTTAACGAAAAATTCGTTACGGAAAAAGGCGAAAAATATGCACAAAATAGTGATAACATGTTATTCAACGGACCTTTCGAGTTGAAAGACTGGACTGGAACAAACAAAAAATGGACTTATGTAAAAAATGATAGCTACTGGGATAAAGATAAAGTTAAGTTGAAACAAATCAACGTACAAGTTGTTCAAGACTCCGGTACTGGACTTAACTTATACAACACTGACAAAGTTGACCGTACAGTATTAAGTGCTGATTATGCGGCTCAAAACAAAAACAATAAAGACTACGTTACAGTGAACGATTCTTCAACATTCTACATTAAATTTAACCAAAAACGTGCTGGCAAAGACACAGTATTTGCTAACAAAAACATCCGTAAAGCTATAGCTCTTGCGATTGACAAACAATCGTACACTGATACAGTTCTTAAAAACGGATCTAAACCTGCAAACAATCTTGTACCAGAAGGTTTCACTTTTGACCCAGGTAACAAAGAGGACTATACAAAAGAGTCTGGTAAACATTTAGAATATGATGTAAAAGAAGCACAAAAAGCATGGAAAGCTGGTTTGAAAGAACTTGGAGTTTCCGAAATTACAGTTGAATTCACTAGTGATGACACTGAAAATGCGAGAAAATCTTCTGAATTCATTCAAGACCAACTACAAAAGAACTTAGACGGTCTTACAGTTAAACTTAAAAACGTACCATTTAAAGTTCGTTTACAAAATGACCAAAACCAAGATTACGACTTCTCAATGAGCGGCTGGGGTCCTGACTATCAAGATCCATCCACTTTCTTGAACCTATTCGTAACTGATGGTGCACAAAACAGAATGAGTTATTCTAACAAAGACTATGACAAGATTTTAAATGATGCTTCTGTAACTTATGCAGCTGACGATCAAAAACGTTGGGATGAAATGGTTAAAGCAGAAAAAATCCTTCTTACGGATGATGTAGCTATTCAACCACTTTATCAACGTTCTACTGCATACCTACAAAAAGACTACATTAAAAACTTGCAAAAAAATCCATTTGGTCCAGATTACACTTACAAAGAAACATACTTGACTAAATAA